A window of Phaseolus vulgaris cultivar G19833 chromosome 4, P. vulgaris v2.0, whole genome shotgun sequence genomic DNA:
gagtttgggatttggtacttgttttggtgagttcttgatcttagaactatgatccaacttctaagaaagtgcctctacattttccagctcaaggtgattcctcaaagtgtcaagaatcttgttctatgtggctattggaatcacatcagaccttctcgccgtcgagcgagtttaggcgagttaaagaccttctcgtctcgaacgagttcaggcaagataaaatccttctcgtctcgaacgagttcaggtacggtgtgaagggtggaagaagtttaaaggataactaaggtaggttcgaagagaacgcctagctatccggcttactgttctgaaactcagggaaggtagagaagggtccgaaaggcgcctctaccataagatgagggaacaatggccaagttataAAGGCAAGAGGAAGCCGGTATCGCCAAAACtctttggcgatcagaagaaattcaagcgatggcaAGAGTAAAAGGCCCGTgttgatggagcagatcaggtgaactatgTGTTAAACTATCAGTTGGATTAAATCTTGCTGTTTAGTAAGTAGTTTCACGCTGAAGTtcattgccttaagttcacaagttattagaATGCTATCGTTCGAAAGTTGATAGTTTAAAGCAGTAAGTGAACAGTTGCGCTCGCAGAattgctaagtcaatttcgtttaAGCGATTTCTACAAGGAAAAGCAAGGCAAACAAGAGAAATCGTATGAAGAAGCAGGAAAATCTATGATAAAAGTGGCATCAGTTCAAATACAAAGAAAGAGAGTTATTACAAAGTTTGTACAAAGCAAATAGGcaaataagtgatggagggaagcagctaatcttcagaaggaacaatcttcccatccaccacttcgttgcattttgacaccatggagaggtccagatcgggatactggcaggcaaattgctccagggcggcgtcaaacccagcggcgaggacttgggcggagctcagctcaagaTCTTCATTTTGTTGcttgagcccctcggtttgctgCTTCAACTCGTCAGCTCACTTCTTCAGTTCCTCAGTTTCCCTGCGAGTTTGAGCGAGGTCTTCAACaaccttcttgttttcctcccgcgcctgggccagctctgcagcgatCTTTGCATTCTCCTCCTTGGATTCGGCGAGCTCAGCCACGGTGTCATCCCTCTCCTTCTCAACTTTTCCTAAGAGAACCTCCCGATCAACCGACCTATTCtcaaggttctctaccttggctgcatcccCTTTGATTgatgcctccaggtcagccaccttgagacggtaggaaaccagcttgctctccagctcgattttctcttgagcgAGGAGGTGCAACTTTTGGcgcagatcggtggcctccttatgcgccaccctcagctcggtgctcatggcgtcctccaccctcGAGTGTTCGATCTCCGCCATCATAAGGTTgcaagacaacttctccgcctcgattcttatcaggcgattctcctcttcgaGTGTGGAGATATCATCCTGAAGTTTCTtgttggagctctccacagccttTGATATGAtagaggggaggtcctctgccgtCATTTTAAGCCTAGCTGTGAAGGGCCCTTAGATTCCCTTGACCGCGAGGGGAAGGTTTACAACCGCTGTTGGTGGaggcgctgaaggagcctggtgctggctctcaccaccgccctcttggattggttgttgagtttgagcttcttggcgtggtggtgaagtgggggactcggtgatgattattggcgagttatgagcaccttcatccccacctggcgcagcttcggcgattgaggcagttgaaggaggaccctctccagcggatacgaacggcgtggaggcgctagGAGGGTTCTCCGTGAAGTTGAGCTCGTTAGCCTCAACCGCGGGAAGTGCAGCCGCCAAAGGTACTGCTTGGACTAGCGGTGTTGGAGATgggggagaaggcggtgttggttTTGGAAGGGaaggtggggcaggtggtgaagaaggtgccacccttctccttttggtgataaggccatcctttgttgcctcatcgtcctcttcttcatcttcttggaccacttgaggagttttcctctttggtttcctcaagatgagtttctttcgttgaggaGCGGGCAGTGCCTCTGGAGGAGTTGGGCCTTGCGGGGGCGACCTGCCCTaagcggcggcgatctccaccaccgagtttggcacggtttgagaacccgatgccaatttgtgggttcgggcgagcgccctcagttcagctagtttgcctttgcccagcatgagatctgcacaGTGCAAAAGTATACAAGTAAGCTCAAAGACAAAGTAAAGTATATAAGTACATGTGCAAACGAGACAAGTAAATGGCGCAGGAAATAAAAACCAGGTCTAGTGTGCGACCATCAGGACGCCCAATAACAGGTAACAGAGATGTAGCACAAGATGAAACCTAAAGGTCGGAGTaagtgctaacctatgtgagcttcgagttggctCTCGACGAACTCGAAGGTGATTATTGAAGaggtggggaaggtgatgttagcagctgccacgcttttccagaagaggcataggtccttgtccaactcgcccatgttgtcggggcttcttggccttctgaagCTTCCTTTGGAGtccttatttcccttgtttacccagtacaagggaaagccgtcgggCAACGAAGGGTCTTGGTCATtctggcgcacttggacgaattttcccttccaatctttgtaagattgctggaagatcgaaaggatcgacctcccaacaattccgttcaggctcacccaaaggcgatctccaggatttttggcctcgaacaggaaaagaaatacatctaccgaggccggtagtcccaagtgTGCGGACAtaatttgaaacgcccgcacgaaggcccagctgttgggatgaagctgggcggcggcgatgtcgagctcggttaggagttcccgttcaaaacgggtgaggggaaacctgagtttcaccttcttaaAGAGGGTAGTATACACGAAGCAGAACAGCTCGCCGTCATTCCCCTTGTCATCTGCGCAGATCGGCACGTCAGGAGGGCAAGACAGCACCATCAGTTTAtcatcatgctccttgtggaacgagaggttgggctcgtcccctttcttcagccGTAGCACCGCTAGTGCAGAGTTcactgaagaagtctccttcagcaaagttcaggtggcccatgggtatagtttCTTGTAGTCTGGAGAGGGGATGGAGGGTCCTCCGGcaactggtggagttgcctgagcaaggttgggggGAGAGGTTGCaagcctctcagcctgggaagagggagcaccaagtgctcgcggtgggttatgcgcttgggatggagggtttcacgacgaaggaggaggattcgcggtggtctttgtacgagccatcgcaggaactgcaaaggaaaaaggaagagaaagatGAGCGAAGGTCGTAGAGGTTGACTTGATTGTGAacgaaggatgaaaaacgaacgaacgaaagttcgttgtgatgaaAGAAAGGGaggacgaagccctaagttacgaaaagggagaagaagaagaaacaacccacaacgtatgcaccagacagttaatggatgatgcgaatcggttaaaatgcagcaaacatcaacagaagaagtaaaggaggtacctttcgatgatcagataaACGTTGAAGGGGGTTGGGGATCGAGAGAGTCGAAGAGCGTCCTGGGTTTGCAGAAGAAGACTCAGAGCGTTTCGAAGGCAGGAAGATGATGAAATAGTAaaaatgaaatgggtttaagggtttttcaaacgatttttggaagcgtaaacgacaactaaagatgaccgttgatgaagccacgtgtcgagcgattggaaaggtgtttggtggagcgtcaggaaagcagaaagtacgaacgtttggaattctgcgccagcgccacgtagatcggtaagttttacacacacattttttattaagtttccagtttctggtggttctgttgaactaacttgatcgtcggagtgcaaacggccgctagaggcgccgtctgtgtattttgcaggtcacattttgaagacatctgagagagagttcagaaggtgattctacaggagacgcagtcgcgaagatagggcagaaagtgttacgaagcgattcacccacgttcaagttgccggcaggatcaaatctcaaagcaattagcatctcattttcaacaaagcaaaatgttttacaaactaagttgaaacaaccgattgtttacacttaggtgtttttgagaaagtttgaaaactgtttttgaatgatgtttttgttaagtaacaaaacaaccgattgattcgaggaaacaatcgattgtttgttttaaaactgatcctgccggcaacttgaacgtggatgaatcgcttcgtaacactctctgccctgtcttcgcgactgcgtctcctgaagaatcaccttctgaactttctgtcttcaaaatgtgacctACAAAACACACAGATGGCGCCTCtagtggccgtttgcactccgacgatcaagttagtccaacagaaccaccagaaactggaaactagtaatgtgtgtgtgagaaaaaacttgcactctgtttttcgtctatctcccccctcactctcaccctgattctctcttttatctctctttctctgcttctgggcataacaaaattctgttatgcttttctggcatgtgtcagaaccctgttatgcttttcagagaaagcgtaccttcagaatcagcaatggggagcgtgagagtctgcgcatgtctgcgcttggctgcgcctgtctgtacctttagcggtacggagtgctcttttgtctggaccgcacccctctcagatgatgacacgtggaggcctgcaactcacatctaaccacacacgtgtcacttactggaagggctctagcgcctctctttgtctgcctaagttacgcccttgcggagtaacctaggatgcttctcttatctaggtaaattgcatactcttagcagaacgtcgggtgtggctggtctaggcgcactctccaaacgttactctctgtgtaggcgacttacccctcaggatgacacgcacgtaatgggttgagggaatcaccaatcaccgactggcttactagttccctcaggccactctcgtgcatgattccttgaggtgtgctcatgcgaggtccatgcgtaacgctctcacTGGGAACCTtggtcccagtttaactgcgtgtgacacgagaccccgatgacaatacacccgatgactgatcagtgtttattcgctactcgcgctctgcctccaggcgtgagtctgggaactggtctgctggtggtcacttggctactgaccaccgatcaccattctgggtgatctatcccccgacctctctgccgcctgatctgtcggtgataacttggttactgaccaccgatcacctctcttggcgatcgtccccctacctctctgccacctggtccacgtgtcaccctgcgagtggtccacgtggttctctgatgctaacgtcatcgactaccgatgaccgatcggatcacaagccccccagtctcgagtcgagaactcgttctcagcgaagagactaagtggtcgtgccttcagtccacgtggcaagtggggccgcctcacgtgccacctcacgtgctgcttctttaacgtttggactccctctcttaatctcgcgacacgtggcgccatcgacggccagcgttgtgcgtctctagcgcttctttcattcaaattggcgcgcccttccactgttccttcatcttcttcattcgacttccatactctctgcgaacttctcttctgcgcacccatctttcttcgaATTCTCCGCTTCCCAATCTcttgcgatcattcaaaggtatggtttttcttttccctggcccccttttggtcatctttaccgattgcatttatcattctagttatcatgcatccatcttccctgtttttcttcttctcaacccacGCTAGGGTTTTTCTCGTGTTTCCGCCTTGACTTCTGCctccccttctttctcctttacctgggcatttctttCTCATTCCCTCTCTCtatttttcaccgaaccatccatcactctctccctttctatttctgacccttcgttttcctccattgcagctatctctcgatggctcgcttgaagcagaccgctcgtgtcattgcctcttcttctggtgcacagccctccgcgagtgcaccagcttcgccaccgcctgttgtcacctcattccatgacaacgccaaggtctatgactgggcccctctggcgttgctatctgaaacgtccatcttgctacctgaggaccatcttaactcacttctgagccacgacccggacgaaccctcatgttccatagacagggaaaacgacttccacatccgagtccgcatccctccccgagggatgcccatttgcgctgacgacagggccaccaatggggtgcccttcgtttttgtttactccgcgatcttcaaaaggttgaagctgcgactccccttcaccttcttcgagaaagagctgatgatggagttgaacgtcgcgccctgccaactccaccccaacgcctgggccttcatccgggcgtttcagatcctgtgcaaccactttgggcacaacgcctcggtggaggtgttcctttacttctttgaggcgaagaaaCCAGGAGATAGGTTTtgggttagcctgaacggggttgctggacgggtgcttctgggcctgtaccagcagtccttcaaagactggaagggcaggttttacatgatatccgccaccccacaaagccctcatctgctcgaggggtaccccctctactgggtcccccaggttcaatttaaaaaacccaaggacctcgagaccaaggccccctacgagcgcgagctgtgtgggctgctcctgggggctaagtatgactccgctcgcctcatcaaggatgagtttgatgtggtttccctgaagaaatatataggtagttcttTCTCTGCCGCCCCTTAGGGCACTTATACCTCTTCATGCATGCTCTTATACGCTTCACCTTGCTTGCGTCTCTTAGCTGTCTAATTTTCCCctttcttgcctatgcagattcaatgtcagggaaagataggaggttggcggtgttAGAGCTTGCTAAACGCCGAGtggccaaagggactggctcctcCTTTTCCACCACTGAGCCAATTGAGGCCCCTCCACTCTTGGTCGCGCCAgccgaaggccccgagccagggaagaaaaggaaaagactggtgaaggcttcttcacttgtacctgctgctgctgctgcctcagtggaagaggaaagctctggctcccccctcattcaccgccagaggaagaaaccagtggttgagggggtctcgtctctccagcctggagagatcgaggtggtggaggtagaggaaggttcaccacctcccCCTCCCTCTACTCGACCTGCCCCAGAGCCCGCATGCCCACCTTCTCCTTGCCAACAATCGCCCCCAATCTCTCAACCGccaacttcccccccagcaggccaatcacctggtccatccgctcaccctgctgggggTGTTTCTGCTCAAAACGAGTGTGCCCCGCCTCCACTAACAATCTCCACCG
This region includes:
- the LOC137838546 gene encoding uncharacterized protein, which gives rise to MTAEDLPSIISKAVESSNKKLQDDISTLEEENRLIRIEAEKLSCNLMMAEIEHSRVEDAMSTELRVAHKEATDLRQKLHLLAQEKIELESKLVSYRLKVADLEASIKGDAAKVENLENRSVDREVLLGKVEKERDDTVAELAESKEENAKIAAELAQAREENKKVVEDLAQTRRETEELKK